The following are encoded together in the Capsulimonas corticalis genome:
- a CDS encoding helix-turn-helix domain-containing protein, producing MAISAGTEFGAWLRQARTTRGLSVNALADRAGVSNASISKFEAGKLNPRKRTVEQVAAALAPDEAAAQVSDALLRAALAAAGYTAGPARELERDPIFDDGFEAGYDADDGLTEEDRENLRQEARDYYRFKAEQLRQQRRRA from the coding sequence ATGGCGATATCGGCAGGGACGGAATTTGGGGCGTGGCTCAGGCAGGCGCGCACGACGCGCGGGCTTTCGGTGAACGCTCTGGCGGACCGGGCGGGCGTCAGCAACGCGTCGATTTCGAAGTTTGAAGCCGGCAAGCTGAACCCGCGCAAGCGCACGGTCGAGCAGGTTGCTGCGGCGCTCGCGCCGGATGAAGCTGCGGCGCAAGTATCGGACGCGCTGCTGCGGGCCGCGCTCGCGGCGGCGGGTTACACTGCCGGCCCCGCGCGCGAACTCGAACGCGATCCGATCTTCGACGACGGTTTCGAGGCGGGATACGACGCCGACGACGGCCTGACCGAGGAAGACCGCGAGAACCTGCGCCAGGAGGCGCGCGATTACTATCGCTTCAAAGCCGAGCAGTTGCGCCAGCAGCGACGGCGAGCTTAA
- a CDS encoding SpoIIE family protein phosphatase: MTSQQPNPPPTPEPNNDSVLPGLRILDSVTDAFFALDREWRFTYLNSHAERLLMRTREDLLGQSIWDEFPDAVGSAFEYAYRRAMNQQEIVQFEAYYDPKDNWFEVRGFPSEDSLTVCFREIGDRKRAEQDRLRVDEELRDAHERTIDILESIGDAFYTLDSQFRLTYVNRRSAELWERTREELIGQRIQDVFPQWEGSISHGHHIAAMTERTPRHYETFSLVLNKWLEVNIYPAADGLSVYYRDIHSRKMADDALRASEERFRRVADTIPHIVWTAQPDGALDYVNQRWLDYTGLNARETYGWAWRRVIHPDELPRVAAIYAEAIADGENYEDEFRMRRLDGVYRTFLVRGAAIKGEAGETVKWVGTCTDVTERRIEADRQAAIFEREHTIATQLQEALQPPIPRAMPGLSLAKYYEPALPESGVGGDFMDCFAVRPGVTAIVVGDVSGKGLAAAAQVATVRNMLRYAMHNEHALADSVARLNDTIAANLLLSGFCTLFVGCYDADTRTFTYVNAGQESALLRRAATGEIEQLASTGSVIGAFTPVEYDSVTLTLTPGDALAIFTDGLTECGPTRETMLGVDGVSALLRDPPAPNSDASIAEVLAMRLIDGVDAIAQDGLVRDDVCLIIAVAE, encoded by the coding sequence ATGACATCTCAGCAACCTAATCCTCCGCCGACGCCCGAACCGAACAACGACTCCGTCTTGCCCGGACTTCGCATCCTCGACAGCGTCACCGACGCCTTCTTCGCACTCGACCGCGAGTGGCGATTTACCTACCTTAACTCCCACGCCGAACGACTGTTAATGCGCACCCGCGAGGACCTCTTGGGGCAAAGTATTTGGGACGAATTTCCCGACGCCGTCGGTTCGGCATTCGAATACGCTTATCGGCGTGCGATGAATCAACAGGAGATCGTGCAGTTCGAAGCCTATTACGATCCCAAGGACAACTGGTTCGAAGTGCGCGGCTTCCCCTCGGAGGACAGTCTGACGGTCTGTTTCCGGGAGATCGGCGATCGGAAGCGGGCGGAGCAGGATCGACTGCGCGTGGACGAGGAGCTGCGCGACGCCCACGAGCGCACGATCGATATCTTGGAAAGCATCGGCGACGCCTTTTACACCCTGGACAGCCAGTTCCGGCTCACGTACGTCAATCGGCGCTCGGCGGAGCTCTGGGAGCGGACACGCGAGGAACTGATCGGTCAGCGCATTCAGGACGTGTTTCCGCAATGGGAAGGCAGCATTTCGCACGGGCATCACATCGCGGCGATGACCGAGCGCACGCCGCGCCACTACGAAACCTTTTCCCTGGTGCTCAACAAATGGCTGGAGGTCAATATCTATCCAGCCGCCGATGGTCTGAGCGTTTATTACCGCGATATCCACAGCCGAAAAATGGCCGATGACGCTCTGCGCGCCAGCGAGGAGCGCTTTCGGCGCGTTGCCGACACCATCCCCCATATCGTTTGGACGGCCCAGCCCGACGGCGCTTTGGACTATGTCAATCAGCGCTGGCTCGACTATACCGGCCTGAACGCGCGGGAAACATATGGGTGGGCGTGGCGGCGGGTGATCCATCCGGACGAACTGCCGCGCGTCGCCGCCATCTACGCCGAGGCCATCGCGGACGGCGAGAACTACGAAGATGAGTTTCGGATGCGACGGCTCGACGGTGTGTACCGAACCTTTCTCGTGCGCGGCGCCGCGATCAAGGGCGAGGCGGGCGAGACCGTCAAATGGGTCGGGACCTGCACCGATGTCACCGAGCGCCGCATCGAGGCTGACCGCCAGGCGGCGATTTTTGAGCGAGAGCACACTATCGCGACACAGCTTCAAGAAGCGCTGCAGCCGCCGATCCCCCGCGCCATGCCGGGCCTAAGCCTGGCAAAGTATTACGAGCCCGCGCTGCCCGAAAGCGGCGTCGGCGGCGATTTCATGGACTGCTTCGCGGTGCGCCCAGGCGTCACGGCGATCGTGGTCGGCGACGTCTCCGGCAAGGGTCTGGCGGCGGCGGCGCAGGTCGCGACCGTGCGTAATATGCTGCGTTACGCCATGCACAACGAGCACGCGCTGGCCGATTCGGTCGCCCGCTTAAACGATACGATCGCCGCCAATCTCCTTCTCTCGGGCTTCTGCACGCTGTTCGTCGGCTGTTACGACGCCGACACGCGCACGTTCACCTACGTCAACGCCGGCCAGGAATCCGCGCTGCTGCGCCGCGCCGCGACCGGCGAAATCGAACAGCTTGCCTCCACCGGCTCCGTCATCGGCGCGTTCACGCCCGTGGAGTACGACTCCGTCACCCTCACGCTTACGCCGGGCGACGCGCTGGCGATCTTCACCGACGGCCTTACCGAATGCGGCCCTACCCGCGAAACCATGCTCGGCGTCGACGGCGTCTCCGCCCTCCTGCGAGATCCGCCCGCTCCCAACTCCGACGCATCTATCGCCGAAGTTCTCGCCATGCGTCTCATCGACGGCGTCGACGCCATCGCGCAGGACGGTCTCGTCCGCGACGACGTCTGTCTCATCATCGCCGTCGCCGAGTAA
- a CDS encoding DUF1330 domain-containing protein, protein MKGYVISEVEVLDEARAAEYRRLAEASIHEYGGRYLVRGSEAHVIEGEPNPRRVVIVEFLSLAAAREWYASEAYAEALRVRQTALDRQLTFVEGVIP, encoded by the coding sequence ATGAAAGGCTACGTCATCTCGGAAGTCGAAGTGCTGGATGAGGCGAGGGCCGCCGAATACCGACGCCTAGCGGAGGCGTCGATCCACGAATATGGAGGCCGCTACCTTGTCCGAGGATCCGAGGCACATGTCATCGAAGGCGAACCAAATCCACGCCGAGTTGTGATCGTCGAATTCCTATCCCTCGCCGCCGCCCGCGAATGGTACGCCTCCGAAGCCTACGCCGAAGCGCTGCGCGTCCGCCAGACCGCCCTCGACCGCCAGCTCACCTTCGTCGAAGGCGTAATTCCATAG